A region of the Anolis sagrei isolate rAnoSag1 chromosome 4, rAnoSag1.mat, whole genome shotgun sequence genome:
GAACTTTTACGAATGAAAGACAGGCACGGCCAGGAATATTGTCTAGGACCTACCCATGAAGAGGCCATCACAGACCTCCTAGCTTCCCAAGGCTGCTTGTCCTACAAACAGCTTCCCCTCTTGTTATATCAGGTAACAAGAAAGTTTCGGGATGAGCCAAAGCCACGCTTTGGATTGCTGCGGGGTCGAGAATTTTATATGAAGGACATGTACACCTTTGATGCCTCCAAGGAAGCTGCCCTCCAAAcctatgaatgtgtgtgtgacgCTTACAGCAATATTTTCAACAAATTGGACCTTCAGTTTGTAAAGGTTCAAGCTGCTACAGGAAGCATTGGAGGAACAATGTCTCATGAGTTCCAACTCCCTGCTGAGATTGGTGAGGACCAACTGATGATGTGTGCAAACTGTGACTTTTCAGCCAATGTTGAAACAATGAACTCCAGGGAAATGGGTTGTCCTGTTTGCAAAGGAAAACTAATTGAAAGCAAAGGGATTGAAGTTGGCCATACCTTTTTCTTGGGCACCAAATACTCTTCTGTTTTTAATGCAACTGTCCACACTGCCCAAAATAAGCCTGTTCCAGCTGAAATGGGCTGCTATGGGTTGGGGGTGTCTCGGATCCTTGCAGCCTCCATCGAGGTGCTTTCTACAGAGGATGCTATCCGTTGGCCAAACCTCATCACACCTTATCAGGTCTGCCTTATTCCTCCAAAGAGAGGCagcaaagaggagaaaggaacaaTACTCTTGGAGGAATTACATGATTTTATTTCTGAAGCAGTCCCTCAGCTTAAAGATGAGTTGGTGCTAGATGATCGGACTCAGCTCACCATTGGCAAAAGGTTAAAAGATGCTAATAAACTTGGATACCCCTATGTTATAATAGGTGGTAAAAAGGTTTTTGATGAACCTCCTTTATTTGAAATACAGAATCAAAACACGGGTGAAATATTATTCCTCACCAAAGAGGCCATTATTGACTTGCTAAGTAAAGTACAAACTTGTAAATACTAGATATGTGTACAACTCCAGTACTTTTGAGTACTGGAGTTGTAACATTTTCCTTGCCATATTAAACACATGATCATGGGATATTATTCCTTACTTCAGGGGATTAAAACGAAATCAATACAGTGCTGCCTTCTATCCCAATGCATCATTTGAATGGGCTGGTCCATTGACTACAGCGACATAGCCAGCTCCTACTGCACAAGATGGATGTTTTATTTGGATGCTGGCTGTTTTTGGAATCAAGAGAGTCTTTGGGTAACACAGTGTAATAATAGCATCCTATCAGGAAAGGATAAAGTTGACTTTGATTTgagcttttaaataaaataaagtatttgCAAATTAAGCTTTCTTTGTGGAAGCAGCCCCATTTTTATTTTCCAGCCCTTATTATTtaaagaagttttgaaaagtaGGTTGAAAAGATGAAAGAGCATTTGCTTTTCTCCTATTCAATGTGCTGTCCTTTGGGATGAGAGATGGTTTAAGTGCTGAAAAGGACTAATCCTATGTGATCATCTGCTAGGAGTGAGGTAGGGAGAAAATATTGAATTTTGGTCAGAAACTGCCTGGAATGATTGAGATGGACATTTCCAAATAATGTATGAAGTTGATGTTCATGGTGTGTAAATAAAACACATGTTGTTGCTTTAAGGTAAATATGCTTTGAGCCATACATTGAGTTAAAGCTGGTATGTTTCAATCTGGGGGACCAGTCTTCTAGGTGAGCCAGTTAAATCAACCATTAGTCTGAAAGCTTGGCAGTATTACTAGGAAGTCTCTGTTGGTACTTATTCTGTCTTTgagattatgttgttgttgttcgttcattcagtcgtctccgactcttcatgacctcatggaccagctcacgccagagctccctgtcggccgtcaccacccccagctccttcaaggtcagccagtggcataccgacatatctctggttgtactggtccatttagttttcttggcaaggatactggggtgttttgccattgccttccccagggatcacgcttggtctgacctctctgccacgaccgtcccgtcttgggtgacccttcacgatttcgctcatgacatcattgaggtgctccaGTGCAACGACAAggtggtgatcctttgctggagtgagATTATGTACTGTAATCTAATATCAGTATTTGTAAGCATATTATTAAAATTCATGCAATTACTTTAATATCAGTTTGTTATAAAGTGGCCTTTGCCCTGTCAtgatcttgttttcttttttcactgGTGAGTTTTGACTGTAGGTAAGAAACTGAATTtttgagagaataataataataataataataataaaaactttatttataccccgctccatctcccccagggggactcggtgcaagttacatgaggccacgcccatcaatacaatacaacaatataacacaaaaacatagtagaaccaagcaaaatacataaaatgcaaaatcaaaataatatatgacacaataatataaaatcaagcattaaaaacacaaaaaattcactaggcagggccagattcaaggataatttttttaaaaaaattaaacactgggagataggacaatgtaaattatAAGGAGGCGGCTCCGGGAATGAGaaaggatttcattgcacaaaccataaaataaagtgcttctaaggacattttgtgcaaagtgtggtcagggagaatcttacattcaattactgaaggcacattggaataaccaggttttcaaattcctcctgaagagagggaagagagtcCCATGACTTCTGTGGACTTTTGGGTAACCTTGGGTAAGGCATTCTTAGCATCAGTATTCCAAACTGCAATATGGAGAGATATAGACTTACTTTAACAGTTTATTTGGAAGAATTATAATAAGACAATGATTTGGTTTAAAATACTTAATACGTAAGCAGTGTTGTGTTATATGAAGAGGGCCCTTGTGTTCCTTCTCATCCCCTGACATGGCCATGAAAAGGAGGTTGAAAGACTCTGTTTATATTTGTAACTAACTGGTTGTTCTTTGAGTTGGGGCATAAACTTTGTGGTTACTTGTAGCTGTCGTTTAGAAAAACAGGCCAACTTAAATAGTTGTTTTGTGAACTTGGTTTGTTTGCTTGCGCCATAGTTAAGATCGATAACAGTTTCAGACTAATAACAAATTCCTGTTAACCAAACCTTACTACTTTGCATCTGTGCTAAGGAGTAGATGTAGGAAGGAGCATATAAATCTTAAGAATTATTCATATAAAACTTAACCATTGCTCAGCATTGTACAAAATCAGTGTAGGTTTTGGACCACTGCAATCTAGAACTATTTAATCGTATCAATACAGCAATCAAACTGCTGCTGTATTTGGACGGACAGCATTGCTCACTGTTGATGATATTCAAGCTTCAGGTGGGTCACTTTCTCCAGTGATTGGAGTGTTTTTGCTGAGAAACCTGGTATGCTGGGTATGGGTCTGTACATAGTTTAAACGCAGAGTTGCAATTTTGTGACCACTGAATTTAGTTACTTATTTCCAAGTAAATATGAACAAGGTTGCCAAAGACAAACAAGCAAAAGCAAGAAATCCAATCATAAAAATATATCCCAGCTTCCTGACAGCATGTATCTCTTTTGTAAAGTACTTGTGCTCTCCAGGATTGTAGCTACTGTTTTGAGGATCGTTGGTAATATAAAAAAGCACATTACTATTCCCATTTCTCACACTCCCTTTTTGCTGATGTGATGGAATAAGAAAATGATTAaagatataaatattcaaaagtgAAATAGAGTGTTGTCAGACTGCTTCCCGTTTTCACTTACTTTCTGtaacagaaaaataaaagagaGGGAATTGAAGTATCTTGCTTCTCTTTCATATATCCCATAATGATGGAGATCTTACAGGATTTTCAGGACCAAGAATAGAACCAAGAAGTATTTTACAAACTTACTTCAAGctttttagaataataataaaattttatttctaacCCTCTCCCTCAGAGGGACTAATTCTTTCTTCAACAATTTaagaaaaaaaccaaaagcaatccttgattttgccattttataaattTCACtacgccattgtatataatggaacttcaacatccacagattttggtatccatgggagatcctggaatcaaaccccaatGGATACTAAGAGCCCGCAGTTATGTAGATTGATTTCTTACCCCAAAACTGAGGAACTAACACTGATCTAGACAGGGCCAAGCAAGAGGCAAAGCTTTGAACTGGACCTGAGAACATAACATTCCACTTTGTGTGGGTAGCATCAGCATAGTACTATTCTAGAACCATGTTCTGGGGTCTCATTCATTGTGTCCATCCTATGATGAGTGGTGATGTCATTGAACATTCGGAGTGATGACAAACAACTCAATTATGACATCTTCTAATGTGTTTTTTTGCCCATAGAAAAGGGAATCAGAAACCATGAGCAACTGTGGGCTTGCACTAACAAGTGagcacatcttttttttttgtaatttttttgtccCTAGGGTTAACTTAATTGATCTTCTGTCTCAGTTATATTTCCTTTATCTAcaaatattagaatcatagagttgtaagagactacaaagcccatccagcccaactccttaCCATGCAGGAACATAGAATCAACCCGCAAAAACAGTTTCATCTGAAAAAATGCAACACCCCTTGGcccagtcttttaaaaaatttatgcATTCAAGGCCTGTCACGAGAAAAAGTTTTTTGATTGCTGatggaaggacagcaggaagaGGGTTATTTTGACCTCCTTGGGAAAGGAGGTCCAGAGTCTAGGGGCCACTGCATCCTCACCAACTATGCTTGCGATGCCAGTGGTACTGATGCCCCCCACCCCAATAGATCCCAGTGCCCTGGGGAGACTCATAAAGCAAGAGATGGTTTGCCAGTTAGTCTTCTACCTGAGACATGTAAGACTTCATAGGCCATAAAGGGTACTTATGCCCTATTCACACCCCATGGAACTGTATTGTACCGTAATAAGTGCAAACAAGGCATACTTTTACGCCTTAAACAGCATGCCTTCAGCAGCCACAACACAATGCCCTTCACATGTCTTGGGCTAAAATTTATGTCAAGGATCACAAAAGTCAGAGTTCAAAAATACCTGGTTACAGAAAACTGAGATAGGCTGTCCAACATTGTTATCTTGCAGAGCTGGTTTGAAGGTAAAACAGCCCAGTTTCATATCCCCACTCAGAAGGTACTTCACAGCCATACAGCTAACTCACGGTCAGGTCTATTAGTAGTCCTAGATTGCAAAgatacaaatgaaacaaattacCTCtgacaatttgaaaaatgaatagGCTTCTTCTGTACAAGCAAACTTTATCTGTCAAAGCAATATATGCAGTTGCAAGACTCAGTTGCACAGCTCACaccttaaaatattatattaccaCATTCATAACTCCTCACTTTCAGTATGCTAAGAATCTTCCAAATCCAAATTGGACTCTTGTAACTTAAAAACAGAACTGTATGATTCAGCATACCATGAAAAGGCTTGATTAGGAATGCTACTGCTGAAAAGATTTTTAATGTTGGTTCTAAAAAAAAAGTCAATCATACTTTAAATACAAAAGTCTCAGCTGAGTTCTGACCTGTTATGTAAGGAACAGATACATTATCACTTGAACCAAGGTAGCTATATTAGCCTGTAATAGTACTGATACACCACAATTACTTTATTCCTATTGTGTTTTGTTAATGCAGTTGTGGAAACCATTAAATTTATTGTAGCATGACATAATGTTTAAGTccactaataaaataatacttaTGTGATAAATTCCTAACCCTTTTGTAGGAACACAGCTCACATTATGAATATCTATCTGCAAGTCTTGAACATCTGAATCTGGAGGTCAAGATATGGGTCAGGAtttttgggaaaaagtttgccaTGCCTTATGAACGAGAGCTAGAACAAGAGAACACTATCAATCATTCCCAAACTGTTGAAGAATCAGAGGTTCCTGGCAATTTTCTCTCCTATTAACTCCAAgatggaggaaaaaaggaaaaatcttGTGAGAAAGGAGTCAGCTGAATTTCTAACAACTGAGCAGTGTGCTGTGACTGCCAAGAAAGAAGTATCCAAGAGCCACCAAGCAGGCATACACTTGGAGGGCTGCTTGTCACGAAGCATTTCTGAAGGTGAAGAGTGACCTCTAGAGTTTGGAAAATGAGAATGGCTTAGATTTAAGTACAATAttcctttctgacttatggcaacttcaAGGTGaccccatcacagggttttcttggcaagttttgctCAGAAGAGGCTtgccttttttaatgttttgatttaatTTATGTCTTTCTCTCAGTGTGGGGCTCAAGATGGTTTACAATGCTAGCCATGCCTTTAAATTAGGGGTGAGCAGCTTCACTGGGGTTT
Encoded here:
- the PARS2 gene encoding probable proline--tRNA ligase, mitochondrial, with translation MDGLFRTKNMLLPSLAVWCQKQQQCCRFYCNLQTKRKHVSQHFRSMNLREESMESKESKPVEMTCKSQRLMLLAGLICPASPGCYHYMPYAVRAMEKLIKVIDQEMQAIGGQKMNMPTLCSAKLWRASGRWELLGKELLRMKDRHGQEYCLGPTHEEAITDLLASQGCLSYKQLPLLLYQVTRKFRDEPKPRFGLLRGREFYMKDMYTFDASKEAALQTYECVCDAYSNIFNKLDLQFVKVQAATGSIGGTMSHEFQLPAEIGEDQLMMCANCDFSANVETMNSREMGCPVCKGKLIESKGIEVGHTFFLGTKYSSVFNATVHTAQNKPVPAEMGCYGLGVSRILAASIEVLSTEDAIRWPNLITPYQVCLIPPKRGSKEEKGTILLEELHDFISEAVPQLKDELVLDDRTQLTIGKRLKDANKLGYPYVIIGGKKVFDEPPLFEIQNQNTGEILFLTKEAIIDLLSKVQTCKY